The following are encoded together in the Arcobacter aquimarinus genome:
- a CDS encoding P-II family nitrogen regulator, with protein sequence MKKIEVIIKPFKLEDVKDALVEAGITGMTVYDVKGYGRQQGHSELYRGAEYVVDFLPKIKIDIIVKDEMVESVISTITNSAKTGKIGDGKIFVSSLDEVVRIRTQERGSEAV encoded by the coding sequence ATGAAAAAAATAGAAGTAATAATTAAACCTTTTAAACTGGAAGATGTGAAAGATGCTTTAGTTGAAGCTGGAATTACAGGTATGACAGTTTATGATGTAAAAGGATATGGTAGACAACAAGGACATAGTGAACTTTACAGAGGTGCTGAATATGTAGTTGATTTTTTACCAAAAATAAAAATTGATATTATTGTAAAAGATGAAATGGTAGAGTCTGTAATAAGTACAATTACAAACTCTGCAAAAACAGGAAAAATTGGAGATGGAAAAATATTTGTTTCATCTTTAGATGAAGTAGTTAGAATTCGAACACAAGAAAGAGGAAGCGAAGCTGTATAA
- a CDS encoding ammonium transporter has product MDMQSISYIIDTLYAIFAMTLIIFMVPGFAMLEAGIVRTKNVTSVLTINTLIYAIASLAFLLFGYSLAFGELGNDSMSKYAAFLFQMAFVGKVINIMSGGVSERAKIIPLAIFTVIMGSVLYPLVVNITWGANFLEGTILELSMYDLAGSTVIHSTGGWALLAAILIIGARKGRYTKEGGIRVIPASNIPLVTLGAFLLWIGWFGFNGGSVGSIASKENADLVALTILNTNTAGLSGAIMVAIIMHLMYKKLDLTMILNGALGGLVSITAGPDLYDIYTPILVGAIGGGLVVLGVSLFDKLRIDDPVGALSVHLLNGIWGTLAVGIFASNGNDITLIGQLKGILVIAVFTFISSYIILYIINKIVPLRAGNDEEMQGLDVQECGLEAYPEFKRAF; this is encoded by the coding sequence ATGGATATGCAATCTATCTCTTATATAATAGATACACTCTATGCGATTTTCGCAATGACACTTATTATTTTTATGGTTCCTGGTTTTGCCATGCTTGAAGCTGGAATTGTAAGAACAAAAAACGTAACTTCAGTTTTGACAATAAATACACTTATTTATGCAATAGCATCTTTAGCTTTTTTACTTTTTGGGTATTCTTTAGCTTTTGGCGAGTTGGGAAATGATAGTATGAGTAAATATGCTGCATTTTTATTTCAAATGGCATTTGTAGGAAAAGTAATAAATATTATGAGTGGAGGAGTTAGTGAAAGAGCTAAAATTATCCCGTTAGCTATTTTTACAGTAATTATGGGATCAGTTCTTTACCCTTTAGTTGTAAATATTACTTGGGGAGCAAATTTTTTAGAGGGTACTATACTTGAACTTTCAATGTATGATTTAGCAGGTTCAACAGTAATTCATAGTACAGGTGGTTGGGCATTACTTGCAGCTATATTAATTATTGGAGCAAGAAAGGGAAGATATACTAAAGAGGGTGGAATAAGAGTAATTCCAGCATCAAATATTCCTTTAGTAACTTTAGGTGCATTTTTATTGTGGATTGGATGGTTTGGATTTAATGGTGGAAGTGTTGGATCTATTGCAAGTAAAGAGAATGCGGATTTAGTTGCGTTAACTATTTTAAATACTAATACAGCAGGTTTAAGTGGTGCTATAATGGTAGCAATTATTATGCATTTAATGTATAAAAAACTAGATTTAACTATGATTTTAAATGGTGCTTTAGGTGGATTAGTTTCAATCACAGCAGGACCTGACTTGTATGATATTTATACACCAATTTTAGTTGGAGCAATAGGTGGAGGATTAGTTGTATTAGGGGTTAGTTTATTTGATAAATTAAGAATAGATGATCCAGTTGGAGCTTTATCTGTTCACTTACTAAATGGTATTTGGGGAACGTTAGCTGTTGGTATTTTTGCTTCAAATGGAAATGATATAACTTTAATTGGTCAATTAAAAGGTATTTTAGTAATTGCTGTGTTTACTTTTATTAGTTCATATATAATTTTGTATATAATAAATAAAATAGTACCTTTAAGAGCAGGAAATGATGAAGAGATGCAAGGATTAGATGTTCAAGAGTGTGGATTAGAAGCTTATCCAGAGTTTAAACGAGCATTCTAA
- a CDS encoding P-II family nitrogen regulator: MKKIEAIIKPFKLEDVKDALAEAGITGMTVSDVKGYGRQQGHSELYRGAEYVVDFLPKIKLELIVADENVDSTISVIIDAAKTGKIGDGKIFVSPVEKVIRIRTGEQDEEAI; the protein is encoded by the coding sequence GTGAAGAAAATTGAAGCTATAATTAAACCATTTAAACTTGAAGATGTAAAGGATGCTTTAGCAGAAGCAGGAATTACAGGAATGACAGTATCTGATGTTAAAGGTTATGGAAGACAACAAGGTCATAGTGAACTTTACAGAGGTGCTGAATACGTGGTTGATTTTTTACCTAAAATCAAATTGGAATTAATCGTTGCAGATGAAAATGTTGATTCAACAATTTCAGTAATCATAGATGCTGCAAAAACAGGAAAGATTGGAGATGGAAAAATATTTGTATCTCCAGTTGAAAAGGTTATAAGAATTAGAACAGGTGAGCAAGATGAGGAAGCTATTTAA
- the pyrC gene encoding dihydroorotase, whose amino-acid sequence MASLSTFEINEPLDMHLHLRDADMLKLVGPLTSNTFSGALIMPNLVPPITTKEALLAYKQRIKEACVKDKFEPYVTLFFKNDYSYEFLADIKDDIIGIKLYPAGITTNSETGVASMDVEVLRPTLESMSKLGIPLCIHGETNGFVMDREKEFMPIYESIAKVFPNLKIIMEHITTKEAIELLDKYDNLYATVTLHHLLITLDDVAGGMLNPHLFCKPIAKRPEDRSALLNAALKAHPKLMFGSDSAPHPKHKKECCGCAAGVFTSPIALQVLTELFEKHDALENLNAFVSLNAQRIYNLTLEKKTITLIKKDFIVPAIYEYKNENVVPMYAGESIPWSIESIN is encoded by the coding sequence ATGGCTTCTTTATCAACTTTTGAAATAAATGAACCTTTGGATATGCATCTTCATTTAAGAGATGCAGATATGTTAAAACTAGTTGGTCCATTGACTTCTAATACTTTTAGTGGTGCTTTAATCATGCCAAACTTAGTACCACCTATTACAACAAAAGAAGCACTACTTGCTTATAAACAAAGAATAAAAGAAGCTTGTGTTAAAGATAAATTTGAGCCTTATGTAACACTGTTTTTTAAAAATGATTATTCATATGAATTCTTAGCGGATATTAAAGATGATATTATAGGTATTAAACTTTATCCTGCTGGGATTACTACAAATTCTGAAACAGGTGTTGCTTCTATGGATGTTGAAGTATTAAGACCTACTTTAGAATCAATGAGTAAATTAGGTATTCCTTTATGTATTCATGGTGAGACTAATGGTTTTGTAATGGATAGAGAAAAAGAATTTATGCCAATTTATGAATCAATTGCAAAAGTTTTTCCTAATTTAAAAATTATTATGGAACATATTACAACAAAAGAAGCTATTGAATTATTGGATAAATATGATAATTTATATGCGACGGTTACTTTACATCACTTATTGATAACTTTGGATGATGTTGCAGGTGGAATGTTAAATCCTCATCTATTTTGTAAACCAATAGCAAAAAGACCAGAAGATAGAAGTGCTTTATTAAATGCTGCATTAAAAGCTCATCCAAAACTTATGTTTGGTAGTGATTCTGCTCCTCATCCAAAACATAAAAAAGAGTGTTGTGGTTGTGCTGCTGGTGTATTTACTTCACCAATTGCTTTACAAGTATTAACGGAACTTTTTGAAAAACATGATGCTTTAGAAAATTTAAATGCATTTGTTTCTTTAAATGCACAAAGAATTTATAATCTAACTTTAGAGAAAAAAACTATTACATTGATAAAAAAAGATTTTATAGTTCCTGCTATTTATGAATATAAAAATGAAAATGTAGTTCCTATGTATGCTGGCGAATCAATTCCATGGAGTATAGAATCAATAAATTAA